The following proteins come from a genomic window of Geminicoccaceae bacterium SCSIO 64248:
- the pstB gene encoding phosphate ABC transporter ATP-binding protein PstB → MSAKSVNLWYDTKQALHNVSLDIAEREVTALIGPSGCGKSTFLRCLNRMNDTIDTCRVEGDIRLDDQDIYDRKIDVVQIRAKVGMVFQKANPFPKSIYDNIAYGPRLHGLVRNKSETDEVVEQALQGAGLWNEVKDRLNTSGTALSGGQQQRLCIARAIAVSPEVILMDEPCSALDPIATAHVEELIDGLREHYTIAIVTHNMQQAARCSQKTAFFHLGKLIEFNETDQIFTSPKQSMTQDYITGRFG, encoded by the coding sequence ATGTCGGCGAAGTCGGTGAACCTCTGGTACGACACCAAGCAGGCCCTGCATAACGTCAGCCTGGACATCGCCGAGCGCGAGGTCACGGCGCTGATCGGCCCGTCCGGCTGCGGCAAGTCGACGTTCCTGCGCTGCCTCAACCGGATGAACGACACGATCGACACGTGCCGGGTCGAGGGCGACATCCGCCTGGACGACCAGGACATCTACGACCGCAAGATCGACGTCGTGCAGATCCGCGCCAAAGTCGGCATGGTCTTCCAGAAGGCCAATCCGTTCCCGAAGTCGATCTACGACAACATCGCCTACGGCCCGCGCCTGCACGGCCTCGTCCGCAACAAGAGCGAGACCGACGAGGTGGTCGAGCAAGCGCTGCAGGGCGCCGGCCTGTGGAACGAGGTCAAGGACCGGCTGAACACGTCGGGCACCGCTCTGTCGGGCGGCCAGCAGCAGCGCCTGTGCATCGCCCGCGCGATCGCCGTCAGCCCCGAGGTCATCCTGATGGACGAGCCCTGCTCGGCGCTCGATCCGATCGCGACGGCCCATGTCGAGGAGCTGATCGACGGTCTGCGCGAGCACTACACGATCGCGATCGTCACCCACAACATGCAGCAGGCCGCGCGCTGCTCGCAGAAGACGGCCTTCTTCCATCTCGGCAAGCTGATCGAGTTCAA
- the pstA gene encoding phosphate ABC transporter permease PstA: protein MVWPRPRRLGAEEQARHTGKRYAAESRFKMVGLAAVLTSMGLLVLLLSTIVGQGFTAFWQTSLSLDVNLDAAEIDPQGTRNPQDIMAANYAGLINDALYAKFPEVTSRSDRRDLRGLVSVGAPGQVAQYVLDNPDVIGTTQRVTVLTDDVVDQFVKGKIDRDLPESARPISDQTIGWIDRLEQDGAISSNFNTLLFENGDSREPELAGIWGAIVGSFWMMIIVLALAVPIGVSAAIYLEEFAPKKSKLVDLIEVNINNLAAVPSIVFGLLGLAVFLNTLHLPRSAPLVGALTITLMTLPIIVVATRAALRAVPPSIRDAALGVGASKIQTVGHHVLPLALPGIMTGTIIGMAHALGETAPLIMIGMVAFIVDIPSGPLSPATVLPVQIYIWADSPERAFAERTAAGIIVLLAFLITMNALAVILRKRFERKW from the coding sequence ATGGTCTGGCCGCGGCCGCGTCGCCTCGGCGCGGAGGAGCAGGCCCGGCATACCGGCAAGCGCTATGCGGCCGAGAGCCGCTTCAAGATGGTCGGGCTCGCCGCTGTCCTCACCTCGATGGGCCTGCTGGTCCTCCTGCTCTCGACCATCGTCGGCCAAGGCTTCACGGCGTTCTGGCAGACGAGCCTGTCGCTCGACGTCAACTTGGACGCGGCGGAGATCGATCCCCAGGGGACGCGCAACCCGCAGGACATCATGGCGGCCAACTATGCCGGCCTGATCAACGATGCCCTGTACGCCAAGTTCCCCGAGGTCACCAGCCGCTCGGATCGCCGCGACCTGCGCGGCCTGGTCAGCGTCGGCGCGCCCGGACAGGTCGCCCAGTATGTCCTCGACAATCCGGACGTCATCGGCACGACCCAGCGGGTCACCGTGCTGACCGACGACGTCGTCGATCAGTTCGTCAAGGGCAAGATCGATCGCGACCTGCCCGAGAGCGCCCGGCCGATCAGCGACCAGACCATCGGCTGGATCGACCGTCTCGAGCAGGACGGCGCGATCAGCAGCAACTTCAACACGCTCCTGTTCGAGAATGGCGACTCGCGCGAGCCGGAACTGGCCGGCATCTGGGGCGCCATCGTCGGCTCGTTCTGGATGATGATCATCGTCCTGGCGCTGGCCGTGCCGATCGGCGTGTCCGCTGCGATCTATCTCGAGGAGTTCGCGCCGAAGAAGAGCAAGCTGGTCGACCTGATCGAGGTGAACATCAACAACCTCGCGGCCGTGCCTTCGATCGTGTTCGGCCTGCTCGGCCTCGCGGTGTTCCTCAACACGCTGCACCTGCCGCGCTCGGCGCCCCTGGTCGGCGCGCTCACCATCACCCTGATGACCCTGCCGATCATCGTGGTGGCGACGCGCGCGGCGCTGCGCGCGGTGCCGCCTTCGATCCGCGACGCCGCCCTCGGCGTGGGCGCCTCGAAGATCCAGACCGTCGGCCACCACGTCCTGCCTCTGGCCCTGCCGGGCATCATGACCGGCACGATCATCGGCATGGCGCACGCCCTGGGCGAGACGGCGCCCCTCATCATGATCGGCATGGTCGCCTTCATCGTCGACATTCCGAGCGGACCGCTATCGCCCGCGACCGTGCTGCCGGTGCAGATCTACATCTGGGCCGACAGTCCCGAACGGGCCTTCGCCGAGCGCACCGCCGCCGGCATCATCGTCCTGCTCGCCTTCCTCATCACGATGAACGCTCTGGCCGTGATCCTGCGCAAGAGGTTCGAACGCAAATGGTGA
- the pstC gene encoding phosphate ABC transporter permease subunit PstC translates to MGFIILVVLAAVAYGVALKRAAGTQGTSKAWHSRPGHFAWYALGLAIGPAFLVWAAWQIFGGSVVSGLVAGGLPPEIAALPPLERNFFLSEASRLAYGQPTIREATPEVVAAAEAYSRYFTIGTVAMWAAIAALFCAGLAMALGRIAPDTRARNAIERWVTTALLAAAAISILTTIGIVFSVAYEAFRFFQSVSVFEFLFGTRWSPQMAIRADQVGSSGAFGAVPLFTGTLLITTIAMLVAAPLGLLSAIYLSEYAPPWIRSIAKPVLEILAGVPTVVYGFFAALTVAPFVRGLGESLGLSVSSESALAAGVVMGIMIIPFISSLSDDAINAVPRALRDASLGMGATRAETMRQVIFPAALPGIIAGLLLAISRAIGETMIVVMAAGLAANLTANPFAGVTTVTVQIATLLTGDQEFDSPKTLAAFALGLVLFLATLTLNVVALYVLNKYREKYD, encoded by the coding sequence ATGGGCTTCATCATCCTTGTCGTGCTGGCCGCTGTCGCATACGGCGTGGCGCTGAAGCGCGCCGCGGGCACGCAGGGGACGTCGAAGGCCTGGCACAGCCGGCCCGGCCACTTCGCCTGGTATGCGCTGGGCCTGGCCATCGGTCCCGCCTTCCTGGTCTGGGCCGCGTGGCAGATCTTCGGCGGATCGGTCGTGTCCGGCCTGGTCGCCGGCGGCCTGCCCCCCGAAATTGCCGCGCTGCCGCCGCTTGAGCGGAACTTCTTCCTCTCGGAAGCCAGCCGGCTCGCCTATGGACAGCCGACCATCCGCGAGGCGACGCCCGAGGTGGTCGCCGCCGCCGAGGCCTACAGCCGCTATTTCACCATCGGCACGGTCGCGATGTGGGCGGCGATCGCCGCCTTGTTCTGCGCCGGCCTGGCGATGGCGCTCGGCCGCATCGCGCCCGACACGCGGGCGCGCAACGCGATCGAGCGCTGGGTCACGACCGCCCTGCTGGCCGCCGCCGCGATCTCGATCCTGACCACGATCGGCATCGTCTTCTCGGTCGCCTACGAGGCGTTCCGCTTCTTCCAGAGCGTGTCGGTCTTCGAGTTCCTGTTCGGCACGCGCTGGAGCCCGCAAATGGCGATCCGCGCGGACCAGGTCGGCTCGTCCGGCGCGTTCGGCGCGGTGCCCCTGTTCACCGGCACGCTGCTGATCACGACCATCGCCATGCTCGTGGCGGCGCCGCTCGGGCTTCTCTCGGCGATCTATCTCTCGGAATACGCTCCGCCCTGGATCCGTTCGATCGCCAAGCCGGTGCTCGAGATCCTGGCCGGCGTGCCAACGGTGGTCTACGGCTTCTTCGCCGCGCTGACCGTTGCCCCCTTCGTCCGCGGCCTTGGCGAGAGCCTCGGTCTCAGCGTCTCCTCGGAGAGCGCCCTCGCGGCCGGCGTGGTCATGGGCATCATGATCATCCCGTTCATCTCGTCCCTCTCGGACGACGCCATCAACGCCGTGCCGCGCGCGCTGCGCGACGCCTCGCTCGGCATGGGGGCGACGCGCGCCGAGACGATGCGGCAGGTGATCTTCCCGGCGGCATTGCCCGGCATCATCGCCGGTCTGCTGCTGGCGATCTCACGCGCGATCGGCGAGACCATGATCGTGGTGATGGCGGCCGGCCTGGCCGCGAACCTGACGGCGAACCCCTTCGCCGGCGTGACCACCGTCACGGTGCAGATCGCGACGCTCTTGACCGGCGACCAGGAGTTCGACAGCCCGAAGACGCTCGCGGCCTTCGCGCTCGGCCTCGTCCTGTTCCTCGCCACGCTGACCCTCAACGTCGTCGCACTCTACGTGCTCAACAAGTACCGAGAGAAATATGACTGA
- a CDS encoding substrate-binding domain-containing protein, with the protein MTRLLLASAAIGLALAAPAEARDQIRIVGSSTVFPFSTAVAEQFARKTGNAAPVVESTGSGGGIQIFCSGVGENTPDITNASRRIEQSELEMCAQNGVEEVVEVKVGYDGIVLASSSEGEEFPLTIPQLWLALAREVPVNGEMAANPYRSWNQVDARLPNEPIEVLGPPPTSGTRDAFVELVMEVGCESFPEVEALDDDAKDEACAAMREDGAYIDAGENDNLIVQRLQANPTALGIFGFSFLDQNSDTLTGHPIAGEEPTFENIADGAYPVSRSLYFYIKKAHIGVVPGIEEYTQEFLSEEASGEEGYLADRGLIPMPEEEHMQVDEIVKAMTPLTSVE; encoded by the coding sequence ATGACACGCCTTCTGCTCGCTTCCGCGGCGATCGGCCTGGCGCTCGCCGCTCCGGCCGAGGCGCGCGATCAGATCCGCATCGTCGGCTCCTCGACGGTGTTCCCGTTCTCGACGGCCGTCGCCGAGCAGTTCGCGCGCAAGACCGGCAATGCGGCGCCGGTTGTCGAGAGCACCGGCTCCGGCGGCGGCATCCAGATCTTCTGCTCGGGCGTCGGCGAGAACACGCCGGACATCACCAACGCGTCGCGCCGCATCGAGCAGAGCGAGCTGGAGATGTGCGCCCAGAACGGCGTCGAAGAGGTCGTCGAGGTCAAGGTCGGCTATGACGGCATCGTGCTGGCGAGCAGCAGCGAGGGCGAGGAGTTCCCGCTGACCATCCCGCAGCTCTGGCTGGCCCTTGCCCGTGAGGTCCCGGTCAACGGCGAGATGGCGGCGAATCCCTATCGCTCCTGGAACCAGGTCGACGCCCGCCTGCCGAACGAGCCGATCGAGGTGCTCGGCCCGCCGCCGACCTCCGGCACGCGCGACGCCTTCGTCGAGCTGGTCATGGAAGTCGGCTGCGAGAGCTTCCCCGAGGTTGAGGCGCTCGACGACGACGCCAAGGACGAGGCTTGCGCGGCCATGCGCGAGGACGGCGCCTATATCGACGCCGGCGAGAACGACAACCTGATCGTGCAGCGCCTTCAGGCCAACCCGACCGCGCTCGGCATCTTCGGCTTCAGCTTCCTCGACCAGAATTCGGACACCCTGACGGGCCATCCGATCGCCGGCGAGGAGCCGACCTTCGAGAACATCGCGGACGGCGCCTACCCGGTTTCGCGCTCGCTCTACTTCTACATCAAGAAGGCGCATATCGGCGTCGTGCCCGGCATCGAGGAATACACCCAGGAATTCCTCAGCGAGGAGGCCTCTGGCGAAGAGGGCTATCTGGCCGACCGCGGCCTGATCCCGATGCCCGAGGAGGAGCACATGCAGGTCGACGAGATCGTCAAGGCGATGACGCCGCTGACGTCGGTCGAGTAG
- a CDS encoding ATP-binding protein: MATGTSSFGSSTVLGPAARSLLPATAALAALVVTGLLPAFPAFLGWILASCVSYALALRRRRRIDLASAYLDALIDGRDPGPPPEHNLLDEGGLYHALPRLRRTLAERRRLADMGLVADLLQTVIDGIDDPLIVIDARRRIVRANGYARELFPAAAVDAPLINSLRDPSLIAAVDASLAGGTSSQLFLSLKATPPRAFAARVVPLQAGPLGHTAVLSLRERTEAVQIERMRSDFVANASHEIRTPLTAIRGFIETLQGPARDDKRARERFLAIMAQEAERMGRLVDDLLSLSRIELAEHQVPRERVDIGMLIGRVVDSLIPAADRRDVRLALNPPDVWPPVVGDADQLFQVFQNLVENAIIHGGSGKTVTVDGRIEQASPHDAGPLSGTRALAVTVSDQGEGIPEAIIPRVTERFFRADNPRSRKEGGTGLGLAIVKHVLRRHRGHLAIRSTLGEGSQFTAYLPLA, translated from the coding sequence ATGGCCACCGGCACTTCGTCGTTTGGCTCAAGCACCGTGCTCGGCCCGGCGGCGCGCAGCCTCCTGCCGGCGACGGCCGCCTTGGCGGCCCTGGTCGTCACAGGGCTCCTGCCGGCGTTCCCCGCCTTTCTCGGCTGGATCCTGGCCTCGTGCGTCAGCTACGCGCTGGCGCTCCGGCGGCGGCGGCGGATCGACCTCGCCAGCGCCTATCTCGACGCCCTGATCGACGGACGGGATCCGGGACCGCCGCCCGAGCACAACCTGCTCGACGAGGGCGGCCTCTACCATGCCTTGCCGCGGCTGCGGCGCACCCTGGCCGAGCGGCGCCGCCTCGCCGACATGGGACTGGTCGCCGATCTCCTCCAGACGGTGATCGACGGCATCGACGACCCGCTGATCGTGATCGACGCGCGTCGCCGCATCGTGCGCGCCAACGGCTACGCGCGCGAGCTCTTCCCGGCCGCCGCCGTCGACGCGCCCCTGATCAACAGCTTGCGCGATCCCTCGCTGATCGCCGCGGTCGACGCCAGCCTGGCCGGCGGGACCTCGTCGCAGCTCTTTCTGTCGCTGAAGGCGACCCCGCCGCGCGCCTTCGCGGCCCGGGTCGTTCCCCTTCAGGCCGGGCCGCTCGGCCATACCGCGGTGCTCAGCCTGCGGGAGCGGACCGAGGCCGTGCAGATCGAGCGCATGCGCTCCGACTTCGTCGCCAACGCCAGCCACGAGATCCGCACGCCGCTCACGGCCATCCGCGGCTTCATCGAGACGCTGCAGGGACCGGCGCGGGACGACAAGCGCGCGCGCGAGCGCTTCCTTGCGATCATGGCGCAGGAAGCCGAGCGCATGGGCCGGCTGGTCGACGACCTGCTGTCCCTGTCGCGGATCGAGCTGGCCGAGCACCAGGTGCCGCGCGAGCGGGTCGACATCGGCATGCTGATCGGACGCGTCGTCGACAGCCTCATTCCGGCCGCCGACCGTCGCGACGTCCGCCTCGCGCTCAATCCGCCGGACGTGTGGCCGCCCGTGGTCGGCGATGCCGACCAGCTCTTCCAGGTCTTCCAGAACCTGGTCGAGAACGCGATCATCCACGGCGGCTCCGGCAAGACCGTCACCGTCGACGGACGGATCGAGCAGGCCAGCCCGCACGATGCAGGACCTTTGTCGGGCACGCGGGCCCTGGCGGTGACGGTGTCCGACCAGGGCGAGGGCATCCCCGAGGCGATCATCCCGCGCGTCACCGAGCGGTTCTTCCGCGCCGACAACCCGCGCTCGCGCAAGGAAGGCGGCACCGGCCTCGGCCTCGCCATCGTCAAGCACGTGCTGAGGCGGCATCGCGGCCACCTCGCCATCCGGAGCACGCTCGGCGAAGGCAGCCAGTTCACGGCGTATCTTCCTCTCGCCTGA
- a CDS encoding nicotinate phosphoribosyltransferase has translation MAPSAKDQPLYTDKYFLRTREIVRRFGDAEVTYAVFMRRPVVFTPRLAVNWLESMAHARGVHFAIEPLYEEGDWVGAGEPLMFVTGSLEHLSDLETVFLQRLGSPCVAAYNAFSMCTDLPYAAFIAMDARHCAGAEMADMMAYAASVGSERARRQSKAKGFIGSSTDATAAWFGAKQGVGTMPHALIGYAGSTVRAAEMYHETYADEGLTVLVDYFGEEISDALAVCRRFPDLARAGRLSIRLDTHGGRFVENLDTAASYAVLERNAPDAIRTYRTETELRWLVGTGVSAAALFHMRENLLEQGFDQVKIVASSGFSPDKCKLMGSVKAPIDVVGTGSYLPDMWRETYATADIVAYDGKPRVKVGREFLLRPKQRVAR, from the coding sequence ATGGCGCCCAGTGCCAAGGATCAGCCGCTCTACACCGACAAGTATTTCCTACGCACGCGGGAGATCGTCCGTCGGTTCGGTGACGCCGAGGTCACCTACGCCGTGTTCATGCGCCGCCCGGTGGTGTTCACGCCGCGCCTGGCGGTGAACTGGCTGGAAAGCATGGCGCACGCGCGCGGCGTGCACTTCGCGATCGAGCCGCTCTACGAGGAGGGCGACTGGGTCGGCGCCGGCGAGCCCTTGATGTTCGTCACCGGCTCGCTCGAGCACCTCTCGGACCTCGAGACCGTGTTCCTGCAGCGCCTGGGCTCGCCCTGCGTCGCCGCGTACAACGCCTTCTCGATGTGCACCGACCTTCCCTACGCCGCGTTCATCGCGATGGACGCGCGGCACTGCGCGGGGGCGGAGATGGCCGACATGATGGCTTACGCCGCCAGCGTCGGCTCCGAGCGTGCCCGCCGCCAGTCGAAGGCAAAGGGCTTCATCGGCAGCTCGACCGACGCAACGGCCGCCTGGTTCGGCGCGAAGCAGGGCGTGGGCACCATGCCGCACGCCCTGATCGGCTACGCCGGCAGCACCGTGCGCGCGGCCGAGATGTATCACGAGACCTACGCCGACGAGGGCCTGACCGTCCTGGTCGACTATTTCGGCGAGGAGATCTCGGACGCCTTGGCGGTCTGCCGGCGCTTCCCCGACCTCGCGCGGGCCGGCCGCCTGTCGATCCGGCTCGACACCCATGGCGGCCGCTTCGTCGAGAACCTCGACACCGCGGCGTCCTACGCTGTGCTCGAGCGCAACGCGCCCGACGCGATCCGCACCTACCGCACCGAGACGGAGCTGCGCTGGCTGGTCGGCACCGGCGTCTCGGCCGCGGCCCTGTTCCACATGCGCGAGAACCTGCTGGAGCAGGGCTTCGACCAGGTCAAGATCGTCGCCAGCTCGGGGTTCAGCCCCGACAAGTGCAAGCTGATGGGCAGCGTCAAGGCGCCGATAGACGTCGTCGGCACGGGCAGCTACCTGCCGGACATGTGGCGCGAGACCTACGCCACGGCCGACATCGTCGCCTATGACGGCAAGCCGAGGGTCAAGGTCGGCCGCGAATTCCTGCTCCGGCCGAAGCAGCGCGTCGCACGCTGA
- a CDS encoding 3-deoxy-7-phosphoheptulonate synthase class II — MPANWSPGGWRALPARQMPVYNDLDALAAVETRLASYPPLVFAGEARRLRAQLAEVAQGRGFLLQGGDCAESFAEFHPDNIRDTLRVLLQMAVVLTFGAGLPVVKVGRMAGQFAKPRSGDTETIGERTLPSYRGDIINGFAFDDAAREPQPERQLQAYAQAAATLNLLRAFTEGGYASLTRVHEWTLGFVDRSSQGERYRDMADRISEALAFMAACGVSDLTTPDIARTTLYTSHEALLLGFDEAMTRIDSTSGIWYNTGAHMLWLGDRTRQLDGAHVEYLRGIANPLGVKAGPSLSPDDLLRLCDVLNPKNEPGRVTVISRMGHEQIEGALPPLIRAVEREGRVVVWACDPMHGNTVKSASGYKTRPFERILAEVRRFFAVHKAEGTHAGGIHIEMTGQPVTECTGGAQAIDDAALGSRYRTHCDPRLNAEQSLELAFLLAEGLKAERETLRAAS; from the coding sequence ATGCCGGCCAATTGGAGCCCCGGCGGCTGGCGCGCCCTGCCCGCCCGCCAGATGCCCGTCTACAACGACCTGGACGCCCTCGCCGCGGTCGAGACCCGCCTGGCGAGCTATCCGCCTCTGGTGTTCGCCGGCGAGGCGCGCCGCCTGCGCGCGCAGTTGGCCGAGGTGGCGCAGGGCCGCGGGTTTCTGCTTCAGGGCGGCGATTGCGCCGAAAGCTTCGCCGAGTTTCATCCCGACAACATCCGGGACACGCTGCGCGTGCTCCTGCAGATGGCGGTCGTGCTCACCTTCGGCGCCGGCCTGCCGGTGGTCAAGGTCGGACGCATGGCCGGCCAGTTCGCCAAGCCGCGCTCGGGCGACACCGAGACGATCGGCGAGCGCACCCTGCCCTCCTATCGCGGCGACATCATCAACGGCTTCGCCTTCGACGACGCGGCGCGCGAGCCGCAGCCGGAGCGCCAGCTGCAGGCCTACGCCCAGGCGGCGGCGACCCTGAACCTGCTGCGCGCCTTCACCGAGGGCGGCTACGCGTCGCTGACCCGCGTGCACGAGTGGACGCTGGGCTTCGTCGACCGCTCGTCCCAGGGCGAGCGCTATCGCGACATGGCCGATCGCATCTCCGAGGCGCTGGCCTTCATGGCGGCCTGCGGCGTCAGCGACCTGACCACGCCGGACATCGCCCGCACGACGCTCTACACCTCGCACGAGGCGCTGCTGCTCGGCTTCGACGAGGCGATGACCCGGATCGATTCGACCAGCGGCATCTGGTACAACACCGGTGCGCACATGCTGTGGCTCGGCGACCGGACGCGCCAGCTCGACGGCGCGCACGTCGAGTATCTGCGCGGCATCGCCAATCCGCTGGGGGTCAAGGCCGGGCCCAGCCTGTCGCCCGACGACCTCCTGCGCCTGTGCGACGTGCTCAACCCCAAGAACGAGCCGGGGCGCGTGACGGTCATTTCCCGCATGGGACACGAGCAGATCGAGGGCGCTCTGCCGCCACTGATCCGCGCCGTCGAGCGCGAGGGGCGGGTCGTGGTCTGGGCCTGCGATCCGATGCACGGCAACACGGTCAAGTCGGCCTCGGGCTACAAGACCCGGCCGTTCGAGCGGATCCTGGCCGAGGTCCGCCGCTTCTTCGCCGTGCACAAGGCCGAGGGCACCCATGCCGGCGGCATTCACATCGAGATGACCGGCCAGCCGGTCACGGAATGCACCGGCGGCGCCCAGGCGATCGACGACGCGGCGCTGGGCAGCCGCTACCGCACCCATTGCGATCCCCGGCTCAACGCGGAGCAGAGCCTCGAGCTCGCCTTCCTGCTGGCCGAGGGCCTGAAGGCCGAGCGCGAGACGCTGCGCGCCGCGTCCTGA